tattagcattggattgtgttaaggtagtataataactatagtataataacgctaagttttggctagcgttctggtgaccctgtattaattattttattaaagtatgTAAAGATTGTTTTGGTTTACATACCTGCCAAGTGGCCTCGGGGTGATAGCTAATATGGTACAGCGTATAGGCAATGTAAAGCTGGAACACATAGCCTCCGAATAGGAATGGCAACAGATAGGAAAGGCCGCGCCACATCCACGAGTGGAAGCCTTCGATCGTGATGTCCATGTTATGTCTAGCGCCTAAGGCTTTCAGCCTGTATAGGACGCCGCTTTGGTATCTAAACTGCATGTATTGTACTACACCTGGAAACAAGACATTTTGacagttttcaaaaaaccccgAGTATGCTGCGAAACGTGCACTTTTTCAGACCGCGCAATAAAGCCCGTAAAATctgccattttaaattattaagaaCTTTATGCACTCAGTGACCCTCGCTTTATACAACAGCTATCTCCCAAACACGATTCttgttcaacgggaagtaccctataggttttaattcctTTTTTCCATATAAGGTTTCAAATCCAAAAATTACGggtcttgactgacacgacagacagatggacaggcaGCGAAGTGAaggtataagggttcctttattctttttgagaaacggaaccctaaaaaactaaatttttacaCTTACTTATATAAGCAATAAACCACATGAATGTATGCCTGAACTCGTCCCACGGCTCGTTCTGCGGCCAAATGAGCAGGATCCCGGCTACCACTGTGGAGATGAAGTGGTGTAACCGCCACCAGCCCTTGATGCGGGAGCCGTTCACCTTCAGGATGCTCTCCCTAATCGTTAGCGTGCAGTAGTACCATACCAGGAGGAATATCAGTATCAGTTGTAATGGCCTGAAAAAGTTACACAATTAGGCTAGGCTCCAATCTGCTGGATCTTATGAGGTTAGTGGGAAGTGGATGAATTAAAGGCGGGGACCGAGTAGTATGTAGTCGGGAATGTCTATTTCCAATCCGTTttattccatcagcctgtatgggGCCGTCCATTAATCACATGATGTTTTTttggcatttttaaccccccctACCCTTAGTGATACATGGTGAGGTTTAAGACTACACCCTCCCCCCCCTATCACGTGTATTTTTTAGTACCTTCAAAGAAtcttaattttttagggttccatacctcaaaaggaaaaacgaaacccttgtAGAATCActacttgtctgtctgtcatcatccctattatcaCGAATCAATTGCCAAATCCCGAAAGTAGAGTGACGCCATTAGTGCAATGACGTCAAAGTTACGTCAtttgtttaacaaaaaatatgaaactGCATAAATACATTTTGCTTTTTCACAAGCGTACTGACgcaaacaatattatgataatcgCGTACATAATGCATGTAAGTTGCTATATTATTATTCCCCTATAagattatatacctactgaatGGAATTGCTAACATATTTATGGACACTGAAAATGATTTCTATAGAAACTTATTCAATCTagcaattttcattatttgatGCTTATTTTGTTAGTACTTactataggtatctacctagttTTAATATTAACTCTAGGCCAAATAAAACTCTAACCTTTAGTCTTCAAAACTTTTGACTAAGAGCAAGAGCCTGTGAAAGTCAGACCTTCATTATTGTATAATAgagactcaaaatggttaacgtccactgagatttttgtttctttcatttgtatgggattacgtaacagagagagccctatactagcTTCTTTCCGTAGATAGAGTATAGTGTCAGTCCCACACCACCACCCCTTGAAAGTCGCGTCTGAATTTAAATCCCCAGCAATTATCCGTGGCAAGAGGCCCGTTTGTGACGAcccttaggctgagatctatagagtgttgactttgctcaaactaaagattttaaaacgagacaaatgtGTGTTCtttacataaatctgtcttgttttaactctaATGCCGAGATCTATATACATTTGACTAGGctcagatttaagtttcagttaaagcgagacagatttatgccagcggtatctTGTTTGAACCttgagtctgagcaaaatcaaagtgcgctctatagatgcCAACCTTAGTAAAGTCGAAGCAAAGTCCAAGTACGCTGTATAGATCTATCTTAGTGCGAGGCTGAGAGCCTCCTACAAACCCGTATCATACAGTTCCGTATTAATGTATCATGTATTTCAACTTACCTAAAATCTATAAATAAGTTGGCAACAGCAAGGACGAACGCGATTGCGCTGAGGATTAGCTTAAATTTTTCATATTCATCCTTATACTTAAATCTGTAAGATAAAACatggaattataaaaaaatacagtgaaAAAAGATATGATATCGTTTCAGTTGAATTATAGGTATGTATTGTACTTTTCAGTTTTGAAACCTTATTGTACCTTGCCTGCCTAAGTACTTTATCGGTACTCGTAGACAGAAGAtaccaaaatatttatttccaaTTCTTAGGTAAATGAGGGCTAAAATTCGATTCAATATTTTTGGCGGCTAAGAAGTAAAAAGCGAAAAATCCTTTTCAATTGTactataagtagtaagtacacaAAAAATCCTTCAATTAATATGAAGACATATGTATTGTTCTAGTTAAACTATTTATTGTTCTAGTTAAACTATTTATTGTGTTGATTCCCTGAGAGAAATTGTAGACTGTATCTAAAAAGTTTCTTACTTGTCGTTTTTATTAAGAATGGACACATTGACGTTGCCTAGTATGATTCTCAGGTATAGACCGTTTTGTTTTGGGAGTGTCGTCTCAATT
This genomic stretch from Maniola jurtina chromosome 15, ilManJurt1.1, whole genome shotgun sequence harbors:
- the LOC123872379 gene encoding transmembrane protein 120 homolog isoform X1, producing the protein MMDIDECLKEWEDLLADYKRLETVNKDYVAKLEEVGELQASCLKELNHQRYRMSIINGALKRMEKKGVTKDERVANLEKEIMKRKAMLHEIETTLPKQNGLYLRIILGNVNVSILNKNDKFKYKDEYEKFKLILSAIAFVLAVANLFIDFRPLQLILIFLLVWYYCTLTIRESILKVNGSRIKGWWRLHHFISTVVAGILLIWPQNEPWDEFRHTFMWFIAYISVVQYMQFRYQSGVLYRLKALGARHNMDITIEGFHSWMWRGLSYLLPFLFGGYVFQLYIAYTLYHISYHPEATWQVAALSFSFLLIGIGNTATTLIVIPQKLSEQVSYLAVLFLILHSCNMYTILRTLRKKMQGERKLIYKLRAIAHRLTVLDQKWRQNKVEAKTS
- the LOC123872379 gene encoding transmembrane protein 120 homolog isoform X2, which encodes MMDIDECLKEWEDLLADYKRLETVNKDYVAKLEEVGELQASCLKELNHQRYRMSIINGALKRMEKKGVTKDERVANLEKEIMKRKAMLHEIETTLPKQNGLYLRIILGNVNVSILNKNDKFKYKDEYEKFKLILSAIAFVLAVANLFIDFRPLQLILIFLLVWYYCTLTIRESILKVNGSRIKGWWRLHHFISTVVAGILLIWPQNEPWDEFRHTFMWFIAYISVVQYMQFRYQSGVLYRLKALGARHNMDITIEGFHSWMWRGLSYLLPFLFGGYVFQLYIAYTLYHISYHPEATWQVSYLAVLFLILHSCNMYTILRTLRKKMQGERKLIYKLRAIAHRLTVLDQKWRQNKVEAKTS